A single Tenacibaculum sp. 190524A02b DNA region contains:
- a CDS encoding CCC motif membrane protein produces METKQLQYGPLIYILAIIGFPLCCCAGVGVIPAGIAYFIAHTELKKYYETPDDYSNQDNIYTGKIVALVVVIINLLYLAYTIYQIYTIGWDNLMEQSRQIMEQYEQ; encoded by the coding sequence ATGGAAACTAAACAGCTTCAATACGGACCTCTTATATACATTTTAGCAATTATTGGGTTTCCTTTATGCTGTTGTGCTGGTGTTGGAGTTATTCCAGCTGGAATAGCTTACTTTATAGCACACACAGAGTTAAAAAAGTATTATGAAACCCCTGATGATTACTCAAATCAGGACAATATTTATACAGGAAAAATTGTTGCTTTGGTTGTGGTTATTATAAACCTTTTATATTTAGCTTATACCATATATCAAATTTATACAATTGGTTGGGATAACTTGATGGAACAGTCAAGACAAATAATGGAGCAATACGAACAATAA